A segment of the Salvelinus sp. IW2-2015 linkage group LG23, ASM291031v2, whole genome shotgun sequence genome:
CTTTCAAGAGATGTCATAAAGACTAGAAAATAGACATTCTTAACATTTGTCAATTCATAATCCAATCaacattgtattatttttcatTCCATGTGATCAACAACCTCTAAAGGTATCACCCGAAATGCCTTTGAAAGTAAATGTATTCAGTGTTGCGTGGAAACCCCATGAATTTTGCTGTGATGTCATGGAAGGCCCCTTGCTGTCGTGTATGTAGTGTATAAAAGCACCTCAGAGAGGAAGTGGCTCTGATAGTCCACATCTGAATCTGACAGTCAAGATGCCACTAAAGCTGCAGCTTTGCTTCCTAGTCTTGTTTGTAAGGGGTGAGTAGGCTACTTCACTGAAAGTAATTGTGTCAGAGACAATTAAGTACAAAGTACCCAGGCAGGGTACATGTAGGCCTATACAATACAGATTGACAGAGTTATGTGTTTTTGTTGTAAGATAACACAAATCAATATGTTTGCTGTATTCAtatttagacattttttaaattgtaaatgtTTCCACAATCTTTGTCAGCATGTCAGATAAATTAAAATGGAACTGCTTTTTTCTTGATACTGGTGCTGTGACACATTTAGTTGTTTTCATGAGAATTGTGGAGGTGAATTGCTCTACTGTAAGTGCATCTGAATGATGTTACCAATAGATTGAGATAAATCAATGTTGTTATTAAAATGTACTCTGGTTGGAGAGAAATGTTGTATATCGATATACAGCCTAGCATATGATGTATACAGGTGGATACTTAGAGAAACACAGAAAGCCATTGTTGACCACAGTGCCCTACGTTTGATTACACAATAATATCTTCCAAAAATGTTCAATAATCTGCCACTGCAATCAGTTTATTTTCAGTGTCACATAGCGTATATACTATACTATTTTATAatctgggtggttcgagcactgaatgctgatttggctgaaagccgtggtatatcagaccgtataccatgggtatactgttctaattatgttggtaaccagtttataatagcaataaggcaactcaggggtttgtggtatatggccaatataccacggctaagtgctgtatccaggcactctgcgttgcgtcgagtaagaacagcccttagccatggtatattggccatatatcacactcCCTCGTGCCTTATTTCTAGAGTATAGTATGATAACCATCTTGTGGTTTCTCTGGCAGTCTGACAAGTAGTGACAACACAAAAATAATAGACATGATCAAATGCTCTTTGGATTGTATCACAGTGAAAATGTGTACTAATTGTTGCCTTGTTTAAATATGTTTGACAAATTATTCTTTGGATCTCTGAATGTCATTTGCTGACTTTTTAATCATATAGCATGGTTTTTAAATTGATAACAAAAAGAGTCTAGTTATGCAGTATATTCGGAATTGGCAAAAAGACAAGGCACTGTAATGTGTTTATTATCACAACGTTTCAACCATTTTAGGTTGTCATCAGCTCTCATTGTGGTTCATATACTGTACCTCATTAAATATATGAATATTGAATTCAATCGTTGAAGACAGCTCTAAAAATCACAACGGTTATTTCTAAATTACAGTAATTCCATGGACCACCATAGACCATCCCCAtggaatttctttcatttcaGTAGGTGCTATATAGCATTACCCTATTATTATGTTACATTATTTTAGCCCACACAATGTATGAAAACAGTTACCCTTCAAAACTTTTCAAGCCCACCAACACCAACGGTCTCAATTTGCCACCACAGTTCATTTTTccatatacagtaggcctaccactAGTCATAGCAGTAGCATAGGAAAAAGGAACACATGACGCTCACGTAGACAGTGTGAAGAAAACCACATGCCCCTTGCTTTCGCTTTCACACCCCTCATGTGAATGGTGACTGACCACGCTATGTTTGATTTCCTGTCAGTTGCCGTGTAGAAGGCTGTGTGAAAGTTGGCTGCATAATCTGTAGGCCTATGTGCAGTGTAGGGGCAAATGCACACCCCGCATGTTGTTGTTTGTCACACCTCCCATAGCCTCAAGCCCGACAATAGCAACTCAGTCTACTTCAGTTTCCTCTGTGGCCcccagaggcagaggcagagtcTGAGACAAGAGGCCTACAGAGTGGTAGAATAGTGCTATgagtcagagctgtgagaaatGAGGGGTTGGTATAAGGGTCTGTCTCAGATCTTATCCAGATAATTTACACTGCCCACTTACTCATCATTCTACGACCCCTAAATCTCCTCTGTATGATTGCTTTTCAATACAGTCCATCCATAATCATATTATGTTAAAATACTGTAAGAAAGAGGAAAGTGCTGTTGAAAATTAGggtgaacatgtttcattatgttcATGTTTCAATCATGTTGGAACATTCTATCATGTCAATCAAAGTATGTCCTATACTAACTCATTGGTATTTGCCATTGCAGGATCCGTTGCAGTGCAACATATGACCGTGATGGAGGGTGAGACTCTAACCATTAAGTGTCGCATTAGAAATGCCCACAGGAGCCACGTGGAATGGAAGAATCCTAACGGGCATGTGATGTTTTTCAATGACCATAAGGGTGAGGATATTATAATACCACATACAGAcgttcattttattttatatacagaAACGAAGCAGTATCTCCATTTGAATGTAGACTGGAAGCCCACTAAATGAGCAATACATGTTGACAGCTGTATGGCTAGAATAATAATAGTTGTACATGATACAAGTAAAAATGTTTGTTCCTACTCATATTGTAACATCTTTGTTATGAACTAAAGTAGTTGAGTCATGATGTGACATGCATTCTCTCTTCCTTATCTTCACTAACAGCCCTGAGGAATAAGCGCTACAAGATAATCAACTTGTCCGAGTCCGATTTTTCAGTCAGTGTGTCTGATGTCACCTTCAAAGATGGAGGCCTCtacacatgtttacattacacAAAAGTGCCTGTAGTGAAATCAGTTACCGTGACAGTTTTGGGTAAGTATGACATATTGTCATAGCATTGTTGTCTATAGTGATTAAGAAAGCACACAGCCTTTGTCTTTACTGAGTAGAATTGTCAACGCGAATGCCCCGCCCACTTGAGGATGTgtctttttcagccatctatttcctgtgtttgagtggtgcaaaatccacttgtcacttaaatctcaCTGGATTGATTGCTTTCCACCCCTTTATTTTAATGTGTTCACATATGCAAATACACTCAGTGTGTTTATGCAAATGAGGCACATAAagatttctttattttaacacaatataaaataaatacctgATACCAATAGAAAATGTATATATGAGTGCAttctaagaaaataaaaaactgggacattttacaAATTGAATACCTGAATTACCACAAATACCTGAACTCATTATTTGGCCGTGCCAGTAAAACATGTTATGTGCTATAATTCATTCAATACCtgatggattaaaaaaaatatcttcaaccattgtccaactgttgcatttatGATAATTGTTTTcaaaaccttttaacaattttgatGACCGTTGCTAGTAGAATATTCGGAAACACTTTATGTGGATAGTCCTAAGTAAATGGTTTGTACATGTTCAATAATtgtcaacaacatttcaactaaTTATCcactaacccttatcctaaccataaccttagtaagcagttgcttatcaacatagtatgaccatctgtagataaTCTATCTAAATAAAGTGTGAACGAATATTCATattggatcaaatcaaatgttattggtcacatacacatatttgcaGATGTCAGGAGGTAGAGTGCTTGCCCCATTCCCACTTCCAACTAATTAAGTTGAATCCCAAAATCATAATCTCACTCTTTTTGTCATTCTCAAGGTATGCCAAAATTGGAGATAACAGAACACAATGGAAAGACTACCATCAAATGTTCTGCAGTGGGAAATAGCCATCCTCCCAAAATTTCATGGCTTTTGGGGAGTGGGTTAGAAATTGATGGTAAGTTACCTTTATTCTAGATTCACTTAGTAGATTTCATGGCAAGGGATTATGTTAAAATCGAAACATTCTGATTTTGATACACTTACTATTTCTAGGGATCCTAGGCCTAGCTAAAGGGTGTGTTTTGACTCCTTGGTTGGCCAGCCCAAGTGAGTTATGTTAAAAAATGGTGTATGACTAACAAATAATAGTATATACAAAAAGGACAACAAAACATGGCATGCCAAAAACTAAATATTCAAACCAAAGGTTCACATGGCCACCAAACTCCAACAGCCTCACGGCTCTGCCAGCTGCCACACCCTGGTTGCCACACCTGTGCACAATCAACACTTAACAAGACTTCCTGGCAGAGCATAACCCCTGACACTATATTTGTGACAGAGGTGGAATGGCGGCCGTGAGGCCATCGGAAAGCACGGCCAGACGTGTAAGGGGTTAACGGTAGATTGAAGCGCGGAGACTTGCCTTTTCTGTCCGGAGGGGGCAGTGTAGCATTCTTCGCAAAATGAGGAACGTTTCAATTTCAcaccaagtgggttaaccctattggcgCAATGCATAGGTTGTTTGCCTTTCACACCAGCGACCTTGGTTTGCTTCCCTGCCCCCCCTGTCGTTCACTtaaaagggagatacctagtcagttgtacaactgaaagcattcaactgaaatgtgtcttccgcatttaagccaacccctctgaatctgaGAGGTgcagagggctgccttaatcgacattcatgtcttcggcgcccggggaacagtgggttaactgccttgctcaggagcagaacgacagatttttaccttgtcagctcggggattcgatccagcaacctttcgcttactggccTAATGCTCCAACcctccaggctacctgccgccccacttacATTATTCAATATATTTAACCAATGATAACAACCACTTTAAGGGATTgtggaaaataaaaacacaagacaAGTCAAAATGGAGTAGTAGGAGACTGAGGATGTTGTGATGATATATAACGAAGGGAAATGCCTCAAAACAGTAATAGACTTCCCCTGCGAAAACAAATCCCCCACACATTCCACTTTATCTCATCCAAAATAAAGGGAAGTGAAATGTCTGTATTCTCCCTGTAAAGGGCAGTGCTGGTCAGTATTATAAGAATAAGTATGATGGTTGTTGACATTCTGTTACATATGACATTTTGACactttgttaaaagttcattgaACCTTTCTCTTGTTATTTAGCTCAGCCTCAGTCCCAGTATCTTTTGGAAAAAAACACATATTCCTCCCTGGATGTCTTGCATGTTCAGTCCCACAAGAGGAGAGTCACAGTGAAATGCATCGTTCGCCATCCAGCCTTACACAATTCTTCTCTGATGAATTTCGTAAAAATTGGACAGAATCGTAAGTCCCAAGTTCATTGTTCACACTTTCAAGCTATGGGAGGTTGAATTTAGCAGGGTATATATACTATAAATACTACAATACTATGACATAAAGCTCAGATGACCTCCTTGAGAGTAAGGTGGAAATATCCAACAAAGAATTTAAAATAACTGGTATGCCTTTATTTGAAATGTAGTTCTGCTTGTAGTGTTCTATTTGAGGAACATTGAAAGTTAAGTGTGCACATTTATGGTTTCACTGCACAGTCACACTGTGGGTACTTTCTCACTAGTTTAAAATTATGCCATGAGAACGGTAGGGTCATGGCACACTAGGGTATCTTTACCACACAAACATCAATAACTGAAATTCCCTTCTATCTTATAGCCTCTGAGGAATCACACTCCACTTCGAGAACCTCTCATTGGCCAAGTACAGAAGGTTCAAAAACAGTCTCCCGTTGGCCTGGTACACAGGTGTCAACAGAAAAACCAACAGCTACAGCCTTAGATTGGCCCAATACAAAGCGTTCACCAGCATCAACCCCTGACTCACAACTCAGCCCTCACAGTAAGTAAGACATTTTATTAACAGCCATGTTGCCCTGAGGTTACATCTACAAATGTTTTGCGAGTTGGTTTTCAACATGTGAaaagtttgtgtttgtgaaaagtTTGAAAACTGCTTAGGTGCAAAACAAAAGCAATTGGTTCTCATACCATCAAGGATGTTTCCTGAAATGGAAGTGAATAGCAATATtagccatatacagtggggagaacaagtatttgatacactgccgattttgcaggttttcctacttacaaagcatgtagaggtctgtaatttatatcataggtacacttcaactgtgaaaaaatccagaaaatcacattgtatgatttttaagtaattcatttgcattttattgcatgacataagtatttgatcacctaccaaccagtaNNNNNNNNNNNNNNNNNNNNNNNNNNNNNNNNNNNNNNNNNNNNNNNNNNNNNNNNNNNNNNNNNNNNNNNNNNNNNNNNNNNNNNNNNNNNNNNNNNNNNNNNNNNNNNNNNNNNNNNNNNNNNNNNNNNNNNNNNNNNNNNNNNNNNNNNNNNNNNNNNNNNNNNNNNNNNNNNNNNNNNNNNNNNNNNNNNNNNNNNNNNNNNNNNNNNNNNNNNNNNNNNNNNNNNNNNNNNNNNNNNNNNNNNNNNNNNNNNNNNNNNNNNNNNNNNNNNNNNNNNNNNNNNNNNNNNNNNNNNNNNNNNNNNNNNNNNNNNNNNNNNNNNNNNNNNNNNNNNNNNNNNNNNNNNNNNNNNNNNNNNNNNNNNNNNNNNNNNNNNNNNNNNNNNNNNNNNNNNNNNNNNNNNNNNNNNNNNNNNNNNNNNNNNNNNNNNNNNNNNNNNNNNNNNNNNNNNNNNNNNNNNNNNNNNNNNNNNNNNNNNNNNNNNNNNNNNNNNNNNNNNNNNNNNNNNNNNNNNNNNNNNNNNNNNNNNNNNNNNNNNNNNNNNNNNNNNNNNNNNNNNNNNNNNNNNNNNNNNNNNNNNNNNNNNNNNNNNNNNNNNNNNNNNNNNNNNNNNNNNNNNNNNNNNNNNNNNNNNNNNNNNNNNNNNNNNNNNNNNNNNNNNNNNNNNNNNNNNNNNNNNNNNNNNNNNNNNNNNNNNNNNNNNNNNNNNNNNNNNNNNNNNNNNNNNNNNNNNNNNNNNNNNNNNNNNNNNNNNNNNNNNNNNNNNNNNNNNNNNNNNNNNNNNNNNNNNNNNNNNNNNNNNNNNNNNNNNNNNNNNNNNNNNNNNNNNNNNNNNNNNNNNNNNNNNNNNNNNNNNNNNNNNNNNNNNNNNNNNNNNNNNNNNNNNNNNNNNNNNNNNNNNNNNNNNNNNNNNNNNNNNNNNNNNNNNNNNNNNNNNNNNNNNNNNNNNNNNNNNNNNNNNNNNNNNNNNNNNNNNNNNNNNNNNNNNNNNNNNNNNNNNNNNNNNNNNNNNNNNNNNNNNNNNNNNNNNNNNNNNNNNNNNNNNNNNNNNNNNNNNNNNNNNNNNNNNNNNNNNNNNNNNNNNNNNNNNNNNNNNNNNNNNNNNNNNNNNNNNNNNNNNNNNNNNNNNNNNNNNNNNNNNNNNNNNNNNNNNNNNNNNNNNNNNNNNNNNNNNNNNNNNNNNNtctgtaattgcaaacaaaggtttctgtaccaaatattaagttctgcttttctgatgtatcaaatacttatgtcatgcaataaaatgcaaattaattacttaaagatcatacaatgtgattttctggatttttgttttagattccgtctctcacagttgaagtgtacctatgataaaaattacagacctctacatgctttgtaagtaggaaaacctgcaaaatcggcagtgtatcaaatacttgttcgcCCCACTGTAGGTCCTCAATTTAAACCTCAGTCAAAGTTTGAGTCAGAATTTCAGCTTATGCTTTTTTTGTGTTAATTTAAGGTACCTGGATTTTGCCATTTGTTATATATATTGACTTAAATTACAACATTTTCATCTGTAGTACAATCAGTGAGTGAAAATGACttacactgtactgtaatatcaatacAATAAAACCACAAATCAACAACTAGAAGTCTATTTAGTTTGTAATCATTTCCTCATTGGAGTTATCAATGTCTGTCGAATATCTTCACCTCCAGGTCAGCCAGCCCACTCAGTGTTTGAAGCTACAGGGTACACACTTGCTAATGACAGCAGCAGCAACTCAACCAGTACTACCGGTAAGAACAAGACTAACCATAGCTAGTATTGTATGGGAAGAAATTCACAGTATCATTGCCATCTAGTCTTACAAGTTATTCAGTGGGCTGCTTCTCCACCTCGTGGTGACTTTCCATCACTACAAATTATGGTTGAATGGCGAGAACCCTGTTATCGAGATTTACCCGGATTTACGggccaaaaccactcccttttcccgggataaataactgtgagaaacaggaaaattatgataaatgatttatatgaaaagcatggcgtgaaatggaattgctaaattacatgcaatgtctaaatctggcttctctatgccctctgcatgatgaatcaaggctcagggtggggacagacagaccactttttttcttgtgaccgGGAGGCCTACATTTGCTAcagcatagcctatgctacagtaatataaagatttttattttctatttctatttttactcatctggctttcggggtcaccttgtttttcattgtaaagatcgttattttttttttattgcagctgcagagttttaaaaaagcctatcactcaaatatcgttgctttaaatcagtctATTAAATCTATTCAGCTAatgaatgatgggttatgcataataagcttctaacttatagcctctgtctcttgcgcaatacgCACACACCTGTGCTCCACTGGCCTCCTTAAAAaacgctccttagctcttggagtcccatgcaggaaaagctagactattattaaaaataaataacagaaatacgttatttacaaaggtattcagaccctttgctatgagactcggaattgtgcatcctgtttccgttgatcatccttgatgtttctacaacttgattggtgttcacctgtggtaaattcaattgattggacatgatttggaaaggcacacacataaggtcccacagttgacagtgcatgtcaaagcaaaaacgaagccatgaggttgaaggaattgtctgtagagctccaagacaggattgtgtcgaggcacagatctggggaatggtaccaaaacatttctgcagcattcttaaatggaagaaggttggaaccatcaagactcttcctagagctggctgcccagacaaactgagcaatcgggggagaagggccttggtcagggaggtgacaaagaacccgattgtcactctgacagagctccagagttcctctgtggagatgagagaaccttccagaatggcaaacatctctgcagcactccaccaatcaagccttcccagagggaagccactcctcagtaaaaggcacatgacagcccacttggagtttgccaaaaggttggtctgatgaaaccaagattgaactctttggcttgaatgccaagtatcacgtctggaggaaacctaataccatccctacggtgaagcatggtggtggcagcatcatgctgtgggtatatttttcagcggcagggactgggagaccagtcaggatcgagggaaagatgaatggagcaaagtacagagagatccttgatgaaaacctgctccagtgtgttaaggacctcagactggggcgaaggttcaccttccaacaggacaacaaccctaagcacacagccacgacaacgcagaagtggcttcaggacaaatcaaatttatttatatagccctttttacatcagctgatatctcagtgctgtacagaaacccagcctaaaaccccaaacagcaagcaatgcaggtgtagaagcacggtggctaggaaaaactccctagaaaggccaaatcctaggaagaaacctagagaggaaccaggctatgaggggtggccagtcctcttctggctgtgccgggtggagattataacagaacatggccaagatgttcaaatgttcataaatgaccagcatggtcaaatactaataatcacagtagttgtcgagggtgcagcaagtcagcacctcaggagtaaatgtcagttggcttttcatagccgatcattaagagtatctcttcaggacaagtctctgaatgtccttgagtggcccagccagagcccggacatgaacccgatcgaacttctctggagagacctgaaaatagctgtgcagcaacgctccccatcaaacctgacagagcttgagaggattcgcagagaagaatgggagaaactccccaaatgcaggtgtgccaaacttgtagcgtcacacccaggaagacttgaggctgtaatcgctgccaaagtaaagggtctaaatacttatgttaatgtaatatttcagtttttatttttaataaattttcaaacatttctaaaatccagtttttgctttgtcattatggggtattatgtgtagattaatgagggaaataaactatttaatcagttttagaataaggctgtaatgtaacaaaatgtggaaaaagtaaaggggtctgaatactttcccgaatgcactgtattcgtCAGCcaactaattatacaaataggcccaATTATATTTCAAGATTAACATAAAATTcactagcctatacttgtaactttgtaggccgcatttgctgcaccagaatcgcatgttctcttctgctttatcatggtttgaacgatgtgCATAATTGCAGTCCATATATTACAATATAATAGGCTACAATATAGTACAGTAATAGAGTTCACAATCAAAAAGATTAGTctactggagctagtttaatttatttaaccaagagagcatatagctagctacatctacgGGCTTTTATGTTTTCCTGTCATGCGTAATGTGCAATAGCCTATATCatatgtattggataacggcacaatcatttgggcttttttaGGCTTCGGCTCATTAAATGtcgttaatgtagggctcataaaatgtatttaatatacggctcaggtagcatcaggtttgaattttcatgctgatcaaagctctaatcaaatccagccATTTTTATTTGCTTTAAATTGCTTTTGAATAACACTTCCTGTTTTGGCGGGAAAAGCGATTTATTCTCGGGGtgcaacatttgtaaaatacctgaAAAATATTCAGATGTCCATCATAGCAGTATCCAATAGTATAATCAATTGAAAACCTATTGTTTTATCCACAAATACACTCCATATCCTCCTGAACAAGGTGACTGTAGGTACTGTCCAGAATAGCTGTATgatgcattcattcattcattacccTGTAATTCCCTGTAGATTGGTCGTCAGTGTCCCAGACAACAGAGAACACACCTCATAATGGCACAAGAACCAACTCCACTAATGCTAGAGGTAAGACAGTCTTACTATTTTTACGAAGTGCATACAGATCTGGTTAAGTGTGTCATGTTTAGGGGCTGTGTAAGTCAGATTTGGATATAAGGCTACAGTAGAAGAGGCTAAAGTTGCACTGGTGGTCTCATTCACAGGAATCTTCGATGAgacggagaggcagagaggaaatgGAAGCAGTGCGCCGTTGCTCATCTTCCTCGTGACGTGCCTCATCCTTGGTCTGCTGGTGGTCGTTGTGTTCTTTGTAATCAAGCTGAGGAGGGCTCACATACTCTGGAAGAAAGGTAACTAGAGACCAGCACACCTCTCGGCTCTCACTGTTTAGGATCTTCTCATGACTTTGCATGTTTGGTCATCTTTGGTTTATGGCAGGTGTGCACAACTAGTCCTCAACTGGAATTTCGCTCTGTTGGTTTTCCTTTCTTCTTTGTTGGATCAGTTGATATTAACCAAACATGGTTTTTCAGGTCTAGATCAGAAAGAACAAAAACCAGCAAATAACCTGCAGCCCTCAAGGACTTGAGTTGCCACTAAATCTAAACTTTTCACAAGTAATTATTCAGAAATTATCATAGTTTTGATCATTACAGAAAATGAAGACTCTGATCAATCTGTGGAGAGCAGCAGATCAAAATCAAGCAATGAAGAGAAACAATCCAGAAGAAGGGGAAATGGTAATATTTTACATCCTACATAGTCTGATTTCTGTGACATTTCTGTGACATATGAAAAGAAAATCAACCAATGAAAGAACACAATGACAAAAAGCACAATTATAAGAACTATCCcacaattcaacgtctattccatgttggttcaacttaatttaattgaaattatgtggaaacaacgttgattcaaccagtgtgtgcccagtgggatgtctaGTATATGCTAAAATGTAGGACATTTTATATGTTCCACATGATTTAAAAATTGCCTGTTTTTCTAGGACTTTTTAACATTGGATTCACAAAGTATGTCGTTGAGGAACCAATGGCAACAgagacgacaacaacaacaaacaccaaaACAGAAGAGGCTCCTGAAATGCAAATCATCCCACAAACAGATGGAGCAACCCTAAGCCCTCAGATCAAGGAGACGGAACTGTAAaaaatgtcagtgtgtgtgttttaatattGGGAATTCACATAGAGAATTCAAATCATAAGCACCTAAAATGTGacaaacaatatatttttattgtaatattgttttaaAACATATAACGTTACTGTGATATAGTGGATAATTATGTGTGTACACAGGCTCATAAGCTGCTAttatgtatgatatatatatttttaaatccaagtttatttttatactgaaataaaggaaaaatatacAACATAAGTATGGATTATTCTGTGGAAGTATCCCCCC
Coding sequences within it:
- the LOC111950204 gene encoding cytotoxic and regulatory T-cell molecule-like: MPLKLQLCFLVLFVRGSVAVQHMTVMEGETLTIKCRIRNAHRSHVEWKNPNGHVMFFNDHKALRNKRYKIINLSESDFSVSVSDVTFKDGGLYTCLHYTKVPVVKSVTVTVLGMPKLEITEHNGKTTIKCSAVGNSHPPKISWLLGSGLEIDAQPQSQYLLEKNTYSSLDVLHVQSHKRRVTVKCIVRHPALHNSSLMNFVKIGQNPSEESHSTSRTSHWPSTEGSKTVSRWPGTQVSTEKPTATALDWPNTKRSPASTPDSQLSPHSQPAHSVFEATGYTLANDSSSNSTSTTDWSSVSQTTENTPHNGTRTNSTNARGIFDETERQRGNGSSAPLLIFLVTCLILGLLVVVVFFVIKLRRAHILWKKENEDSDQSVESSRSKSSNEEKQSRRRGNGLFNIGFTKYVVEEPMATETTTTTNTKTEEAPEMQIIPQTDGATLSPQIKETEL